A window of the Arachis duranensis cultivar V14167 chromosome 5, aradu.V14167.gnm2.J7QH, whole genome shotgun sequence genome harbors these coding sequences:
- the LOC107490957 gene encoding probable cyclic nucleotide-gated ion channel 16 — protein MNPSDLQRFAVSNRFTRFPKSFSLRKKVPWWYKILDPRSRFIARWNRTFLYACIVALFLDPLYFYYPITGDKACMQTDWYLGVVVTFARTVADLFFLFHMVLKFRTAYVNPLTRVYGHKELVTDPHLIAKRYLKHDFIIDLLATLPLPQIVIWFVIPAVKGSTVAQGNHTISLIVLIQYVPRLFQIFPLQRRILKTSGLITKTALAGAVYNLCFYMLASHVLGASWYVSSIQRQFECWRITCRREMNRTHSPSCKPAYLDCNLLDDPARQAWFKRTSVLADCDALNDKNDFQFGMFSDAFTDHVSSSTFSQKYFYCLWWGLKNLTSYAQGLNTSTYVGETVFSSFICIAGSILFAHLIGNMQNYLQSSTARLEEWRLKQKDTEEWMNHRQLPPELQQRIRRFVQYKWLATRGVDEEAILRDLPIDLRRQIQRHLCLDIVRRVPFFGQMDDQLLDAICERLVASLNTKDTYIVREGDPVREMLFIIRGQLESSTTDGGRTGYYNSIILRPGDFCGEELLTWALMPTSNLSLPDSTRTVKTVTEVEAFALRAEDLKFVSNQFKRLHSKKLQHAFRYYSHQWRAWGAAFIQTAWRRYRKRKLTMELLQKENLYYTNIEQEDGEGEEQRVGGSSSSSGNRAQISTTVLASRFAANTRRGAAKKIAIPDSDSLKMPKMFKPTEPDFSTFQDEN, from the exons atgaatcCAAGCGACTTGCAGCGGTTTGCGGTGTCAAATCGATTCACAAGGTTCCCAAAATCGTTCTCCCTGCGGAAGAAGGTGCCATGGTGGTACAAAATACTTGACCCACGGTCAAGATTCATCGCAAGATGGAACCGGACCTTCCTTTATGCGTGCATTGTGGCACTGTTCCTTGACCCTCTCTACTTCTACTATCCCATAACGGGTGACAAGGCTTGCATGCAAACCGATTGGTACCTGGGCGTTGTCGTCACCTTCGCTAGAACCGTGGCCGatcttttcttcctcttccacATGGTCCTCAAATTCCGGACGGCCTACGTTAACCCTCTCACTCGTGTTTATGGCCACAAGGAGCTCGTCACGGATCCCCACCTCATTGCCAAAAGGTACCTCAAGCATGATTTCATCATCGATCTACTTGCTACCCTTCCTTTGCCTCAG ATCGTGATTTGGTTCGTGATTCCGGCAGTGAAAGGGTCAACTGTAGCACAAGGAAATCACACAATATCCCTGATTGTCCTCATTCAGTATGTTCCCCGATTGTTTCAGATTTTTCCTCTTCAACGTCGAATCTTAAAGACTAGTGGGCTTATAACCAAAACTGCATTGGCTGGGGCTGTGTACAATCTTTGTTTCTACATGTTGGCCAGCCAT GTTTTGGGAGCATCATGGTATGTGTCATCGATCCAAAGACAATTTGAGTGTTGGAGAATAACTTGTAGGAGGGAGATGAATAGAACACACTCTCCATCTTGCAAACCAGCGTATCTTGATTGCAATCTTTTGGATGATCCAGCAAGACAAGCATGGTTTAAGAGAACCAGTGTGCTTGCTGACTGTGATGCTCTCAATGACAAGAATGACTTTCAATTTGGAATGTTTTCTGATGCTTTCACCGACCATGTTTCTTCCTCCACCTTTTCtcaaaagtatttttattgCCTTTGGTGGGGCCTCAAAAATTTAAC ATCTTATGCTCAAGGTCTTAATACGAGCACTTACGTTGGTGAAACCGTATTTTCAAGTTTCATTTGCATCGCAGGTTCAATCCTCTTTGCGCATCTCATTGGTAATATGCAG aattatcTGCAATCTTCAACTGCAAGACTTGAAGAATGGAGACTGAAACAAAAGGATACAGAAGAGTGGATGAATCATAGGCAACTTCCACCGGAACTTCAACAACGCATTCGCAGATTTGTTCAATATAAATGGCTTGCCACAAGAGGCGTAGATGAAGAAGCAATTTTGCGTGATTTGCCTATTGATCTTCGACGCCAGATTCAAAGGCATCTTTGTCTTGACATTGTTCGTCGG GTTCCTTTCTTCGGTCAAATGGATGATCAACTGCTAGATGCCATATGCGAACGTCTTGTTGCATCCTTAAACACAAAAGACACATACAttgtaagggaaggtgatccaGTGAGAGAAATGCTGTTCATCATTAGAGGACAGCTTGAGAGTTCAACCACTGATGGTGGGAGAACAGGGTACTACAACTCTATCATTCTTAGACCAGGTGATTTCTGTGGTGAAGAGTTGCTGACGTGGGCCTTGATGCCCACCTCAAACCTCAGCCTTCCAGACTCTACTAGAACTGTCAAGACTGTTACTGAAGTCGAAGCGTTTGCTCTCAGAGCTGAGGATCTAAAGTTTGTTTCGAATCAATTCAAGCGTCTACATAGCAAGAAACTCCAGCATGCTTTTAG GTACTATTCCCATCAATGGAGGGCTTGGGGGGCTGCCTTTATACAGACTGCTTGGAGACGTTATCGTAAGAGAAAACTGACAATGGAGTTGTTACAAAAAGAGAACTTGTACTACACCAATATCGAGCAAGAAGATGGTGAAGGTGAAGAACAAAGGGTAGGAGGGAGTTCATCAAGTAGTGGAAACCGCGCACAGATTTCAACTACCGTTTTGGCATCTAGGTTTGCTGCAAACACAAGAAGAGGTGCCGCTAAGAAGATTGCAATACCTGATAGTGATAGTTTGAAGATGCCCAAAATGTTCAAGCCAACAGAACCTGATTTCTCAACTTTCCAAGATGAAAATTAA